In Felis catus isolate Fca126 chromosome B1, F.catus_Fca126_mat1.0, whole genome shotgun sequence, the sequence GAGCTGATGACAGACCCAGTAGGGTTAAAGAAGGAGAAATCAGCCAAGGTCCGAGTCATCAGAGGGGGTAGAATGCATTCTGGGTGGTGAATACGAAAGAGAACACCAGTGGGTGCCTTCAAGGGGTTCACCTCCTTGCCCCAAACCATTCAATGCTATCTAGGACAATGTCCACCTGACCTTCCACTCCAGCAAGCCTGGGCATCACAGCGGAGAAGAGGCAGGAGCTAAACGTAAGGGAGTATTTTAGAATATCTATGGACAGCAGCAGACTGAAGGGAGAGAAGCAGCTGTTAGGGAAATCTAGAACCTGCATGGCTCAAGACCTGGAGTAGATCTCTTAGTGAGAGGGCTCTAGAGCCAGgatagatgggggtggggaatggaagCATTTTACAGGTAGAACACCAGGCAGTGAAGGTTAGTGAAAGGGTGCATTGAACTATGCTTTGAACACCAAGAAGGTACATGCTGTGGTGTCCATGAAAGGTAGGTGATCCAAGTCTTGAGATGAGTGAGGAGGAAATTAGGTGCACCGATCTGAGAGGAAGCGAGGAATGTATTCACGTATCACGCTTTGAGATTTAGACAGCCCTGTGGACATCCTCAAGTGTGACATCTAGCCTTGACATCTGCCCAGAGTCTCAGACTCCAAAGTGAGCAGCCTTTGAGATGTCTCTACACCATCCTCCCCCTACCTGACCTCCCTGCTTGGGGTGAAGGCCTACCACCCTGCCGTCACCTCAGCCAGGCTCTGGGTATCACTTCAACTGCCCGTACTGTTGGCAGGTCCTATTTTCAGGTGGGCCTCATGCCTCCTGGCCACTCACACAGCCTGGCCACAGCCCTCAGCTTACACCCTGACCTTTTCTGAGAAGATAacatttgctttcctttctctgattagaaaagcaataaaaaaatgaaaatgcatgggAAGGAAGATCACGAGCCACCTGTGAGTCTGTGTCCTAAATCTAATCACAACCAATTACATATTTGAGTCTTTcatacaaacatgaaaaaatacgCATCTACTTCATAAACTGGGGTCATATGATAGTTTTATAGCCTACTGGTCCACATCGTCTCATCGTCTATGAAAACGCaatacccagcacagagctttaACATCACTCAGAGGTTCATCCCACTACTGTCGGCCAATTATCTTGATTTGTACTCTGTGTACCTGTAAATAATTTTTCAGAGACCGTGCCTGTGTCCTGGTTCCAGGCCTCATCTCTGGTTCTGTTCTTGAGATAAATTTCATAAGAGGGTGCCCAGGTCACAGGGTTGGATACACTCAAAGTTCTTACCACGTtttacagcctccagaacagcctctgctcaccccaccccacgttgcctttaaaaaagaaaagctgcccGTTTTTGACACATAAAATGTGGCATTTATGCCTCAGTCAGCACGGgggggcccctccccaccccaggaatTCACCGTCAAATTACGGGAAAGTTGACTTTTCTGGTGTGCTTTGTTTCCCAACTGATAGGAAGCGACCCCTCTTTGTGATTCCTGTTACTACTTCTTGACCGAGCAAAACTGAATCCTTTCCGTTTCTTATTTTTAGAGAACCCTTTACTGTAAAAAATAAACCTCAGTGACCTTACTccgttatctgtctttctcctgcCAAAGGAAAGAGACTAAAAGAATCAGTTTATTGAGGCATTCCTTGTCCAGGCTCTAGTAACTGCTGAGATCACGACTCACAGAAACCAATCCCGAAGTTCTAAAGACCGCGTGGCACGTTTCAGTGTATAAAACATTAAATAGATTTGCCAGTACGCTTACTTGGAAATGTCTTTGCTGTCTCGTTGCCATGGGAACAGGACATTTCCAATGGCTGCCCGGTAGCAGTAGACACCCAGGAGGCCAAGTGCCATGGCTACTTTTGACGTCAGGGAGCACCTCCTCTGCACCAGCGCAAAAATCATGATGAGTGAGAGGGCGGCCAGAACGGAGAGCTCAGCTTTATGATCAGAACTGAAATGAAACGGAAAATCCCCAAATCGCTAGTGAGTATAGCGATCGATGTTACGGATCTACACCAAGTGGCTTTCTAGGAACTGTATTAAAAATAGCTGGGttttctgaaaagcaaaaaagaaaagaaaatcgtTGGTGCTTTAAATTCAAAGGTTCTTAAAACGCGACAAATGAGTTAACCTGAGCTCTCATTTCTCATTCACAAATGGTCCCTGCCACCAGGTCTGCACTGGCCAGCGCAGAGACCTGTATAGAACGCTCTCCACTGGCTCCCCTGGCAACTCCATGTTCCCCCAACCACCGGTGAAGAGATTCTGGGCAAACTGTGTATTTGCCAGCATACGTCCTGCTCACGGGAGAGCAGCACGTCCTGGCGCAATCCTCTCTCATTCCCTCATTAACACAGATTGACTCACTTGAGAGTGTCTGCTCGTTCCCAGGCGAGGAGACTTTGCAGTCAGGCTCGGGGCACAAAGCCGTCATGGCAAAGCTGCGCCCCTGTCTCCGTCCGGTCCCCGCCCACCATCCTGCCACCTCAGTGAGTGCTGCGCTGGAAGGCAGGattcttttgtttcattcatcGCAGCATACACTCACGAAGGCCAGACACTCAATAGTTGTTAAGGGGATGAGTGACTAACCCTGCCAAGGTAAACACACAGCAGTGGAAAAACTACTTGGAAAAGACTCAGAGGAAAGATATGGCCAGCGTCAGGACATGGGCCCAGGGATGGCGGGAGGTGATGGGTGTCGTGctggggcctggccctgccctggtGCTTGGTCTGGGAGGTGGTCACCTGGGTGTCCATTCGCTGTCGCTCTTTAAACTAGATGTTTTATGCACTCTCCTGGATTATTCATTGTAACAACTGAAAAATAGCAATAAAGAAGGTGAGTTCAGATGCCTCTCAAGAAGCCCTCCTCTGAAGGAGAAATGGGGCCACGTTGCAGCTTCTTCACGAACTGACAGGACTAATTCAGCAGCACGGGGAAAGCTGTGATGCAGGAAGGGGCACCCTCTGAGGGGAAGAGGTCGGGCCTGATGTGCCGGAGGAGGGTCCAGACTGAGGAGTGGGCACAGTGGCCCCtggagaggggggcggggcatCAGGGGTGGGATCAGCACATTCTTCTGCAGTGCCTCAACTCTCCAGAAAGGTAAGTGAGGCTCCTGGGCTGTCCCAGAGCTGCCCCAACCTCACATGCTCAGGCAGAGGTCTCGAGTTGCTTCTGCTTCCTCACCTGAGGTGGGACAGGCCAGCGATCTCTCTCCAGGCCTGCTACAAAAACGAAACGAGCAGGCACGTGGCAGGACCCGGAAGAAGCTGCCTGTGGTTcctgtggttgccagaggtttgCCAACAGAGTTAGCACTTGGGAGAAATTTCCCACAACAATTATTTGACCAGAGGGATGATTTTTATAGCCTGTGATGGATCTTTCCAGGTATCTTGGAGCCACGGCAGTGTGCGGTCAGGGGTCCTCTGCTGCTCGCCGGGACTGCGTTCTATCACTTCCTTTTGTGTGTCTGCTGTGAGTAAAATCACACCTCGTTGTTTGACCCTACGCTCCCTGATCACTAGGACGGTGGGCATGTCCCTCGTCTTTCTGTTGGCATTCCCTCCTTTAGGAATGTGTCTGTCACTGTCCTGAGCCCCCTTCCTGCTGACGACTTTCATACAAGTCCTTCACAGCGacaggaaataaatttctattctgttctcttccttctcctttagtTTTCTAACTCTTCACTGACAGGCAATTAGAATATATAATACAGCCAGTATTTTCTGTCCCAGTTTCCTCTCTCTACTGTGATCCTCCCCATCCACTACACTTTCGACTAGGTTGTCCAGCCATCAGCctcagggtggggagagaggggaggaaggacggagggagcatggccctgtcCCAGACCTGCCTTGTCGGCGAGGAGGCAGCAGGTAACAAAACTATATCCTCGCTGCAGTTgtcattttaaaactcaaaggtTTTCAAATATAAAGTTATGGTGACTCAGCAATAAATAAACCCCAAACATGTTAGGGTAGCCTCAAATAAATCCATCTTTCAATATTAATTCCTGGCTTACagtctatttttccatttcttcagttCTCAAATACCACTTCCATCCTGAGTATAAAAAACAGGCCTGAATTTGGAAAAAGAACACTCTGTGGCCAGTCAGCCGTGCAAGGTCCGGCCTAAGGCTacagctcatactctctctcaccTGGTGAGCCAGTGCCCCAGGTCAGGCCGGTGGGCCCACTGCACACCCGTCTGGTTTAGTGACCGCAGCAGCCGGCAGCAGGTAAGTATCACCCAGGGGCTTGCCATCGCCATCCACTTCTCCCAGCCTCTGAGCGTGTTAAGGGAAGTGGGGCTCTTAGACGCTCTGTGGGGCTCTAGCTCGTCATGGCCGATGCTCCCGTCCTGTAACGCTGGTGCAGTGTTGACAAACCCCCGCTCCCCGTGCGAGCATCGCCGGGGCTCACAGTCGTCGCCCAGAAAGCAGTTTCTGTAGATTTCGtgacacagagccagacacagggtgTTAACGAGGAAGTACCAGGTCTGGTGCTCTTCCTCGATGAAGCTGCTTGCGCCCAGACTCAGCACGTGGCCCATGGTCCCCAACAAGATAACAACATCCAACTCTGACCATCGTGAGTTTGGATGGGCCGGATTCTGTAAAAGGAAAACGCATTCCGTGAGGGAAACACACGAAAATTACACAAATCCCACCCCAGGCACTTAAAGTTCTTGCTCACACAGCATAACCTGCTGTGACAGGCACTTGCGGCTCCtcatgcccccacccaccccctgctctgctctggagGGACTGTCACCCTGGACTGCAAGTCCTAAGCTGAGTgacaaagagaacaaagataCTTAGCCGCACACCGTCTGGGCAGTGCTGCAGCTCCGAGAGCTCCCCTACTGGCTCCTGGACCCAGCCCTCCTTGTACCCTCATCCTTTCCCTCAGGGCCTAGGCCTCCAGGGGTCACAGGCAGTTCCTGCTGCTTGAAACCAAAGAACCCCCAGGATATATGCAACCAAACCAGACATTTAATTTCTCCATGAATTTTCCAGAAATCCAGAAAGCTTTCATTAAAATGGTCAATTCCCTCGAAACAACAAAGTTGGCGTCACGGCACCAACCCTTCCATATGCCGAACGCGTTGAAGATTAAAGGTCAGGACTCCGTGACTGTCATTTGACAACTTCTTAATGTTTCCGCTATTGGTCGTGCACAGCTTGtataagacagaaagagagataccagGAACCCTAACTGAGGGCCTAGAGAACGAACGAAATGGCTTGAGGGAACGCTATGTTCTAATGGGGGAACAGAAGCGTGCTACGAACGACAACACGTCAGCTCCTCAGACACAGGCACACGGGGAAGGGCCTCTGATCGTTCTGGGGGCCTGGAGTGACTTCTCTGGGTCCCTTAGGCTCCGGGCACCATGGACCAACCGTGGCTGCCCACCTCTGCTTTACCACACTGCTACCGTGATCACGAATATAGGTGTCAGAGGCCAAAGACCCTAAGAAATCTACAGGAAAACATCAGTCTTGAAAAGAAAACTGCACTTTACGAGGCAGGATGGACTCCTGAGGAGGGCAGGGTGAGGACAGGGTCCCAGCCTCCTGCTGACCTTTCTGGAAGGTCTAATGAGTTGACTCCTTCCTCTCTGAAATGTTCTTCCCTTGGCTGAGCTCAAACACTTTCTGAGAGATGTCTGATTCACAATGCACCACCAGTCAACTGCCCATTTGTCTGTGACCAGCAGCCCATGTTTAGAGTCACAGGAACCCTGTGTTTACAACGAAGAAATGAGGCCTGTGACCTGGCAACACAGGTCTGAGGGTCTGAAGTCAGGATGCTCAGACGTTGGCCCTCCTGAAGTATGGGCTCCTCAACTCTGCCTGGTTACACACCGAGGGGTTTGACCAGTGTCTGATGAATGAAAGATCAGCTAAGAGAAAAAGGCCGATCCAGGAAGACAGCGTCCCATGCGCGGGAGCCAGCCTTACCTTGCTCAGGAGCTTTCCGCTGGCAAACATCTTGGCAAGAGCAGACACAACCGCACAGAGCAGTGCGGAGATCAACACCATCACTCCACCTGCCATCAGCCATGAGAGGCCACAGAAATAGCAGGAACTCTCAGCTGAGGTGCACACAATGACGTGAAGAGCAGAAAGAACCAGAAACATCAAATAAAACAGCAGAGAAAACACAGGCGACCACAGAGGAACTTCCAATTCAGCCTTGCTGCTCAGTGCTTGCGGGATGCTGAGCAGGAGCAGGGTTAGAACCTGGCAGAGAAAAACAGCAGCAGTGTCCATGACTGATGGGCTCGGAGAGAACCGCTCAGAAAAAGCCTGCCTCCTGACCTTGTGCCAGCTGTTCAAACGTTGGAAACAGAAGAAGGAAGCCCAATAAGCACGGTTTGTAAAGAGCTGCCAAGAACGCACGCATACTGGACGCCTGGCAGTACTCTGGGCACGAGGGCACACCACGAGGGAGTTCAACGAGTAAAGAAACTGGTATTTTTccacatttaggaaaaaaagtgttttatgcACTTGAAACTACAAAATTCTGGCCGAGTTATCAAATCAGTTTAACAGCCGAGCCGTGACTCCACACAAGCAGCCGTACCTCCAGAACCATGACGGTCCCCACCAGCATCGAGTAGATGTCGTACTGAGCCACCTGTCTGCTCAGGGATAGGCTCAGAGTCCTCAGGGCATCCAAGTACTGCCTGCGAACCTTGGTTCCCAGGTTGAACAGGACTTCCGAGGTATTCTCCTCCAAGTACAGTCTGATCCAGTTCCCATGCAACCTCTCTGCCATTTTAAACTGCTCAAACCCAGGCTCTACCAAGAAGAGGACAAGGTTACGTTACAAATCACAGACAAGAGGATGCATGTGTCATTTCAAAGTATTCCATTATTCACACGCATGTAGCGCGAGCATAAATTCTGAGACCTACTGGAGGTGAATTGTTCCTTGGGGGTGGCCAGCAACGCCTTCAGTAAAACTAACAGCTGATGATGCTCACGAATCCTCTGACATCCTGCCAGCCCGCCACAGCCCTAGGCACAAAGCAGCACCCAACAGGGACAGAAGCATGTGCCCCCCCGTCTCTACCTTTTACACCTGGTtttgcctcctcctcttcctcccccttctctcccgatctctctccacccttttcttcttctttaatgtgcAATATAAAAACAACCCAGAAATGCGTTGCATTGTTAGGTCCTCGGTGTTAAAAATCTTTCCAGTGCTCACACACTGTGACGACCCATCTCTGACCTGTTTCCCTCTTTGCAAGTCCTCTCTGGAAAGGGACAGCAGTCCTGACCCCTCCTGCCACGATGCCGGGCTAGATGATCCTCCCCAACGCCAAGCTAGGCCGGCAGAACAGCTGCTGGGTGAAGCCCAGCCTCCACTGCTGCTGGCTCCCCCTCTGGGATGGCAGCAGCAGGCAGCTCAGCGTCAGGAAGTTGCCTTGCTCCCTTCTGGAGTTGGACCAGACCTACCGGTGACTCAACTCATCTGCAAAAGCAAGAACTTCCTTTGTGAGACTCCGTGGTATTTAACGTGCTCCTCCGACTTCCAGCAGAGCCATTCTAAGGTGGTCTAAACCATGCCTTTCAGGATTAGGGTTAAGGCTGCTATATGACCTTGAGCACAGCCCCGCCGCTGCTGCAGGCACCAGGTGACCAAGTGCTGATGGCAGGCATGACCCTAACCCTCAGATAGGGATGACTGCCATGCCCACTGTGGACGGGAGGCACTCGGACACCAGCCCACAGGCTGGCAGGTGTGACAGCTGGGATCTAAACTCAATTAGTCTGGGTCCAGGATGGAAACCTTAATTGTtatacccccctcccccgcaccttGAAGTCACAGAGATGTGGGGGCACCGGTGTCTATACCCAAAATCACAGAGGCATGGGGCATGGGGCTATGCCTGCCTGGGGCTATGATCCAGCTGGGTTCTCACACGTGCATGGAAGTGCacattgtgaaaaatgctatggAGGAAAGCGGGGGAACATGGGAGACTTTTGGTAACACTGAGGAAACTGAATGAAATCTGGGGTTGAGGGTGGGGAACAGTAAGGCCTGGTATTGAAGCTGAAGTGGAAGGTGGCCCAGGAATCCACCAGGAGATCAGTGGGGAAAAGCATCCATTCTATGAGAGTAGCACATGCACAGGTCTTGAGACGAGAAAAGCCTGGCCCACTGGAGTGAAAGGGGAGCGACGGGCAAGCTGTATCAGATCGGGCTGGATGTTAGGGGAGGCCTTGAAATCAATTCTGGCGTCAGACACATACCCAGTTTTGTCTCAGGAAACACTGCTGACGTAGACAAAGGGCATCCCAGGGGCGTAAGGCCCCAAGAATGCTCTCCCATTCCGGGGACTGGCCTAAGTCCATCTCACGGGCCTGCTTCCCGCCACGCCCACTGCAGTGCCTAATTCTCCCTACTTGCTACTCCTGAAATAAGCAAACAACCAGCGCTGtggttttgtttggggttttgctGGTTGTTAGTGTAGGAAAAAGGACACACATTATCAATAACAAATTTGCAAAAGCTACCAAAcaagttatttttgaaaacaaagtaaCCACTGTCTCTAGTCAGGACTGAAATGTGCACCAGAGCCGGCCTCACTTTCACCCAGATTTTCACACAGTTGCTCACTGGGGGCCTCTTCACGGACAGGGGCTGGCTCTCCAGCCATTCAGGACACCTGGCTCCCCACTAGTCCCTGCAGGGCTTGTCGTCCACCAGCAGCTCAAGGCCAGTCTACGTCTCAGCGCAAACTCATCAGCATCACCATACTTCCCAGTGCTCCACTATCTCAAGCAGGAAAAGCTGCCAACATCACATTGAACGTCACCTCAAACTAGGAGTTGACTTCCTCTAAGTTCCCAAACCAGCCCCAGTCCCAGCACCAAACACGCTGTCCTTAATGTACCTTGATGGTCAGATAAATCATACGAAAAGATGGTCGTGGGGTGATCTGGATCATTCCCACCAGAGTATCAATACCCCTTAGTTTTTCCCAGCTTAAAACTAGAAACAATATACCCTGTGTCGGCCTCCACCCACCTCAGACAACAGCTGTTTCCACGCCCCAGgtccttccctgtccccactcCAGCCTGGTTTTCTCCCAGTTCTCCATATGCACTGCTCCTGACAAAGCCACCGACAACCTCACCTGCCAGAGGAATGGTCCAGTCTCAGTTCCTCACTTTAGCTTACCTTAAGTAGCGCTCAACATAGCTGCTCACTCCTCCCTTCCTGAGTTTCTTAATTTACGTGACTTCTTCAACACCAACCCCCTCACCTGGCAAGCACCCTGCTTCGCaaacctgctcctcccacacccTTCCCCGTTCCAGTAACGGTCACTCCATTCTTCCACTGTTCTAATGAAAACCCCAAGCTGTTCCTTATGCCTCTGGTTCATCTGCACCTTATATCCAGTGCATCACCAAATCCTGCTTGcactaccttcaaaatatatccaggaTACAGCCATTTGTTCTGGATTGCACTGCCACTGCCTGGGCCCTCACACCACCTCTCACTGAGGCACTGAAGCAGCCTTCGGACTCTCCTACCACACAAGGCAGAGCCTTCCACCTGGGCACCTGAGAGAGCCTTTGAGAGCCTTTGAAAATGCAGCTTGAAGATTTCAGACTCTGCACGAACGGCTGCATGGGCTCCCCATCTAGCTCATCAAGAGCTTCTCCAGGGCCTAGAAGGCCTTCCTAtccctctgacctcatctccttctGCCTTGCCCCAGTTCACCCTGCTCCAGCCACTCCGTCCCCCTGGTCCTCCCTTGAAGGTGCAGGCAGGTCCCGACTGCAGAACCCTGCATCTGCCACACGTTCTCTCCCGGTGTCAAAGGCCAGGCCTGCCCCGACAGCCCTCATCCACCTGCattctccatcccttcccccataCAGCCTTTTCCTAAGGCACTCCTCACCATCCTACTGCTACTTCTCCTCTGGaaggtaagctccatgagggcagagcccctgTGACTCCAGTGCTTGTAATAGTCCCCAGCCAAACAGGAACTTAGTGAAAAAATtccatatttgttgaatgcaagAACTTGATATAGATAACTGTATCTGTGGGTGTTGCTAATGGTGTTCATCAGGGTTCTAATAAAACAGAAGCACAAAGACTGATGACCTACACACAACGGAAGAAACACCAGGTGTAGTGGAAACATTGTCTATTAACTGAGTTACCTTTTTTATATGATGGCACGTTCTCTTGCAACAATTTGCTGAGCTGCACtgcatttaaatgtaaaaacctCAACTGTTCTCTCACTGGTCTCCCTTCTATGGAGGGGAACAGCAGACTACCAACGCTGTTCTCTGGAATCGGCAGACCAAGGCCTATTGCTAAGGTTGCAGCCAAGTCAGTCTGTTGAACATGCTTTGGACGTCTGATGTcacctagagaaaagaaaacggtTTGAGTGATGGGCTCTCAGATGTGTGAGATAGTAGTCATTCcctagacctttttttttttttttttaatttattttagagagagtgagcacatgcagTCTTGTGTGCatcggagaggggcagagggagagagagggagagggagagggagggagggagggggggggagggagagggagggagggagggggggggagagagagagagagagagagagagagagagagagagagagagagagagagagaatcttaagcaggctccacacccagtgcggagcctgacatggggctcgatctcagaactgagagatcatgatctgagctgaaatcaagagttgggacacttacctgactgagccacccaggcacccccattcccTTGACCTTCTACAACCGATTATCCATCTCTTTGAGCCATTCTATGCAGATTCATACAGAAAGCACTTTCCTGGTTCTTATGTCAATAAATCACTAAATACTCATCCCGTGTGGGCATGGTGCCTTCCCCAAAGTAGCGTATGATACGTAGGAGGGATACCAACACAAGAAACAGTACCGCCTGAGTTTTAGAGCCCGGGATACGCACAGAGACAGCAGGTAGCTCTGTACATGCTGAGGGATGGTCACTCTGGTGAGGTCAACAGTCAACCTCCTGAACAAGGGTGACAGCAGGATGTATGGCAGCCCTACCCTGTGGATTCAGAGAGGCCCACAC encodes:
- the PIGG gene encoding GPI ethanolamine phosphate transferase 2 isoform X11, with product MQCSSANCCKRTCHHIKKNPAHPNSRWSELDVVILLGTMGHVLSLGASSFIEEEHQTWYFLVNTLCLALCHEIYRNCFLGDDCEPRRCSHGERGFVNTAPALQDGSIGHDELEPHRASKSPTSLNTLRGWEKWMAMASPWVILTCCRLLRSLNQTGVQWAHRPDLGHWLTSSDHKAELSVLAALSLIMIFALVQRRCSLTSKVAMALGLLGVYCYRAAIGNVLFPWQRDSKDISKGLIEARFVHVFVLGILFTGTKDLLKSQVIAADFTIKTVGLWEIYSGLVLLAALLFRPHNLPVLVFSLLIQTIMTKFIWKPLRHDAAEITVMHYWFGQAFFYFQGNSNNIATVDISAGFVGLDTYVEVPAVFLTAFATFAGPVLWASHLVSFLSSETSSGSALSHACFCYALICSFPVSAYIILVTSLRYHLFIWSVFSPKLLYEGMHILITAAICVFFTAMDQTNTKS
- the PIGG gene encoding GPI ethanolamine phosphate transferase 2 isoform X7, whose product is MRLGSGTFAACCVVIEVLGVALFLRGFFPAPVRSSSRTEHQAEPPAPEPSTGASSNWTKLPPPLFSKVVIMLIDALRDDFVFGSKGVKFMPYTTYLVEKGASHSFVAEAKPPTVTMPRIKALMTGSLPGFIDVVRNLNSPALLEDNVITQAKAAGKRMIFYGDETWVKLFPQHFVEYDGTTSFFVSDYTEVDDNVTRHLDKVLKRGDWDVLILHYLGLDHIGHISGPSSPLIGHKLSEMDSILMKIHTSLLSEERENLSPNLLVLCGDHGMSETGSHGASSMEEVNTPLILISSAFERKPGDIRRPKHVQQTDLAATLAIGLGLPIPENSVGSLLFPSIEGRPVREQLRFLHLNAVQLSKLLQENVPSYKKEPGFEQFKMAERLHGNWIRLYLEENTSEVLFNLGTKVRRQYLDALRTLSLSLSRQVAQYDIYSMLVGTVMVLEVLTLLLLSIPQALSSKAELEVPLWSPVFSLLFYLMFLVLSALHVIVCTSAESSCYFCGLSWLMAGGVMVLISALLCAVVSALAKMFASGKLLSKNPAHPNSRWSELDVVILLGTMGHVLSLGASSFIEEEHQTWYFLVNTLCLALCHEIYRNCFLGDDCEPRRCSHGERGFVNTAPALQDGSIGHDELEPHRASKSPTSLNTLRGWEKWMAMASPWVILTCCRLLRSLNQTGVQWAHRPDLGHWLTSSDHKAELSVLAALSLIMIFALVQRRCSLTSKVAMALGLLGVYCYRAAIGNVLFPWQRDSKDISKETPTT